A stretch of Chitinophaga caeni DNA encodes these proteins:
- a CDS encoding gluconate 2-dehydrogenase subunit 3 family protein, protein MNRRDALKNVAILMGTAISASTMAALSGCNTGPKNYTLQTPETRSLLAEISETIIPETDTPGAKAAKVDEFMITMMNDCYDEKSQKIFVDGLKAIDEASNKKFGKVFVQLAPGQKTELLTAIDQERIDYNKKKDKPKGSGPHYFQLMKELTLLGYFTSEPGATKALRYVQVPGRYDGCVPYKKGDKAWAT, encoded by the coding sequence ATGAATAGGAGAGACGCCCTTAAAAACGTGGCAATTCTGATGGGAACTGCCATTTCAGCTTCAACAATGGCTGCCCTGTCGGGTTGCAATACGGGTCCGAAAAATTATACGTTACAAACTCCGGAAACGCGTTCCCTTTTAGCAGAAATTAGTGAAACCATTATCCCGGAAACTGATACCCCGGGCGCTAAAGCAGCGAAAGTGGATGAATTTATGATTACCATGATGAATGATTGCTACGATGAAAAATCGCAGAAAATTTTCGTGGATGGTCTGAAAGCAATTGACGAAGCTAGTAATAAAAAATTCGGTAAAGTATTCGTACAACTGGCCCCAGGGCAGAAAACCGAGTTGCTGACTGCCATCGATCAAGAAAGGATCGATTATAACAAGAAAAAAGATAAACCGAAAGGCTCCGGCCCGCACTATTTCCAGTTGATGAAAGAACTGACATTATTAGGTTACTTTACTTCTGAGCCGGGCGCTACCAAGGCACTACGCTATGTCCAGGTACCCGGTAGATACGATGGTTGTGTTCCTTATAAAAAAGGTGATAAAGCTTGGGCTACCTGA
- a CDS encoding L,D-transpeptidase family protein: MKHFFIVAALFFLGTGIADAQQSFLENQKLFPRVGEAYRQKEEKIKKEFAAKGLVYPARFMYIRSFKLDSELEIWVKNNVTDTFQLYKTYRVCSLSGKMGPKRKEGDRQVPEGFYYINDFNPNSSFHLSLGINYPNYSDKILSDPKKPGGEIYIHGNCLTIGCIPLTDEFIDEVYILAVNAKNAGQDFIPVHVFPVRFSNQSSMDYLGNQSLNDNDAQKFWVKLKEGFDYFEKHHKLPVIMVDSKGQYIL, from the coding sequence ATGAAGCATTTTTTTATCGTGGCCGCCTTGTTCTTTTTAGGAACCGGTATCGCGGATGCGCAGCAATCATTTCTTGAGAACCAAAAGTTATTTCCCAGGGTGGGAGAGGCTTACCGTCAAAAAGAAGAAAAAATTAAAAAAGAGTTTGCAGCTAAGGGCTTAGTCTATCCTGCAAGATTTATGTATATCCGCTCGTTTAAACTCGATAGCGAGTTGGAAATTTGGGTTAAAAATAATGTAACCGATACTTTCCAACTATATAAAACTTACAGGGTTTGCTCGCTATCAGGTAAAATGGGCCCTAAGCGGAAAGAAGGTGATAGGCAAGTGCCGGAAGGGTTTTATTATATAAATGACTTTAATCCCAACAGTAGCTTTCACCTTTCCCTCGGTATTAATTACCCTAATTATTCCGATAAAATCTTAAGCGATCCAAAGAAACCCGGCGGGGAAATTTACATCCATGGAAATTGCTTAACCATCGGCTGTATCCCGTTGACAGATGAGTTTATAGACGAAGTATACATCTTGGCTGTTAACGCGAAAAATGCCGGGCAGGATTTTATCCCGGTGCATGTTTTTCCCGTGCGTTTCAGTAATCAATCTTCTATGGATTACCTGGGCAATCAATCTTTAAATGACAATGATGCTCAAAAGTTCTGGGTGAAGCTGAAAGAAGGCTTTGATTATTTCGAGAAACATCACAAGTTACCTGTTATTATGGTCGATAGTAAAGGCCAATATATCCTCTAA